The genomic window CGGAGTGTCATATTCTAGGCGTTACATTCCTATACAAGCGTTTCACTTTTCTTTTTAGTTTGCACAAAAAAGTTAAAATAAGGAGCCAATATTGTATTTTCCATGTAAAAAAAATAAAAAAATGCTCCACCTACGCACTGCTACATGAGTGCGTAAGGGAGCATTTTGTGCTTGTTATTATTACATCGTCCAAATTAATGGAGCCCAAAAAAGATTGTACAAATTATTTAATATAAAGTCAAGGTAGATTTATTTTTATAAATCATCCTCATCTTCTTCAAATTCTTCTGCTTCTTCTTCAGCAAGTTCATCTAGACTTAAATCTTCTTCTTCTTCATCTTCATCTTCATCTAAGTCAAAAACTTCATCTTCAACGATGTCCTCTTCAAAGTCATCATCATCTGCATCGTCGTCATCTGCATCATCATCGTCTTCGTCTTCAATAACTTCATCATCATCTTCATCATCGAAGTCGAGATCGTCTTCTTCAATTTCATCAAAATCGTCGACATCAACATCAACGTCATCAAACTCGTCCTCGTCTTCAACACGCTTTTTCTTTTTCTTCGGACGAATAGTTGGAGTTGTTTCTTCTTCGATTTGGTTATACGGATACCAAGAACGTAAGCCCCAACGATTGTCACCAATACTAATAAAACGACCGTCGATGTTAACATCTGTGTATAATTGAGCTACTTTAGAACGCACTTGGTCTTCTGTTAAGCCAGCCATTGCCGTAACCTCAGCAAGTAAATCATTGAAGCTTACTGCTTGACCTTTATCTTCTAGGACTAGGTAAATAAGCTCAACTAGGGATATTTCTTTCAACTGTTCTTCGGAGTATTGCTTTAAACTCATTCTGGCACTCCCTTTCGATATTCTCTATATCTCATTGTTATGTATGAGCATTTTAACTATAAATGTAGTGGTCTATAAAATACATACCATTCATTATAAACAAATTCAACTCATTTATGCCAGCAGTAATGGCAAATCTTTTATTTTTACGATGTATTTATAGTAGCATACTCACCTTACTAGAACCATGGCGTCGTTCTGCTCACAAGTAAGCCAAACAAATACACTTGGATTGTTACATCCAAGTGCATGTATACTTTTTGTTACATATTTCTTCTATATTGTCCGCCTACTTCATATAACGCTTGCGTAATTTGACCAAGACTTGCCACTTTCACCGTCTCCATAAGCTCTGCAAATATATTTCCTTCACTTACTGCTACTTTTTTCAAGCGAGTAAGAGCAGCATCAGCAATATCTTCATGCTTCATCTGGAATTGTTGTAAGTTTTGAATTTGTGTTTGCTTTTCTTCTTCGGTAGAACGAGCAATCTCAAGCTGATCTATGTCTTCCTCTGACGGTGGATTAGGATTTTTATACGTGTTCACTCCGATAATTGGTAGCTCCCCTGTGTGCTTTTTCATCTCATAAAACATTGATTCATCTTGAATTTTACCACGTTGATACTGCATCTCCATCGCACTTAACACGCCACCACGGTCATTAATACGGTCAAACTCAGCAAGAACAGCCTCTTCTACTAAATCCGTTAACTCTTCCACAATAAATGAGCCTTGTAATGGATTTTCATTTTTCGATAATCCATGTTCTTTTGTGATAATTAATTGGATAGCCATGGCGCGACGGACTGATTCTTCTGTTGGTGTTGTAATAGCTTCATCGTACGCGTTCGTATGCAACGAATTACAATTATCTTGTAGGGCCATTAATGCCTGTAATGTTGTACGAATATCGTTAAAGTCAATTTCCTGCGCATGCAGCGAGCGTCCTGATGTTTGAATGTGATATTTAAGCTTTTGACTTCTTTCATTCGCACCATACTTATCACGCATAACCGTAGCCCAAATACGACGTGCTACTCGACCAATCACAGTATATTCTGGGTCTAATCCGTTACTAAAGAAAAACGAGAGGTTTGGTGCAAAGTCATCAATATGCATACCACGACTTAAGTAATATTCTACATACGTAAAACCATTAGCTAGTGTAAACGCGAGCTGTGTAATCGGGTTAGCGCCCGCTTCCGCGATATGATAGCCAGATATGGAAACAGAATAGTAATTACGGACTTTATGGTCGATAAAATACTGCTGAATATCCCCCATCATTCGTAACGCAAACTCAGTTGAGAAAATGCATGTATTTTGTCCTTGGTCTTCTTTTAAAATATCGGCTTGCACAGTTCCACGAACAGTTTGCAATGTATATGCCTTCACTTCGTCTAGCTCTTGCTCAGTTAAAGAACGGCCAAGCTCTTCTTCCCGAGCATGAATCTGCTGGATAATCGCTGTGTTCATAAACATCGCTAGTACAATTGGCGCGGGACCATTTATTGTCATTGAGACAGAGGTGGAAGGATGACATAAATCAAAGCCGGCATAAAGTTTATTCATATCGTCAAGCGTACATACACTTACACCACTATTGCCAACTTTCCCATATATGTCTGGTCGAATAGCAGGATCTTCGCCGTACAGTGTTACTGAATCAAACGCTGTACTTAAGCGCTTCGCCGAGTCATTTTGGCACAAATAATGAAATCGCCTATTGGTTCGTTCTGGCGTCCCTTCTCCTGCAAATTGGCGCTTAGGGTCTTCGCCTTGACGTTTAAATGGAAATACACCCGCTGTGTAAGGGAACTTTCCTGGTACGTTTTCTTTATACACCCACCGAAGAATTTCACCGTAATCAACAAAGCCCGGCAAGCTAATTTTACGAATAGATAAACCTGATAAGCTTTTTGTTTTTAACTCGGTCACGATCTCTTTATCTCGTATTTTTGTTATATACTGATCCGCTGAATAGCGTTCTTTTTCCTCTGCCCATGTCGCTAAAATCCGACGAGATTCTCCAGATAATTTAGCTTGAAACTCGTCTTTTATGGCTTGTAGTGATGCGACAACATCATCATTCATTTCACGCTGACGTAATTCAGCAAGCGCTCCTTCTATTTGAAAAAGTCTTCGTGCCATTTCAACCTGCTGTATGGCTACCTTATGATACTTACGAACCGTTTCAGCAATTTCTCGTAAGTAGTAGCGACGATCGACCGGTATGATGACATTTTGTTTTTCTACGAGCTTTTTCATAAGCGGATACGACGTTTCCCATTGCGTGCCCGCTTTGTCGTTCACAGCTGCCACTAAGGCTGCAAACAACGTATTAGTGCCTGGATCGTTAAATTGGCTTGCAATCGTGCCGTATACGGGCATATCATCTAGTTCTTTGTCAAACAGCATGCGGCTGCGCTGGTATTGCTTTTGAACTTGGCGTTTCGCATCCTCTGAGCCTTTGCGTTCAAATTTATTGATGACAATAATATCAGCAAAATCTAACATATCAATTTTTTCAAGCTGGGAAGGTGCGCCAAACTCGCTCGTCATGACATACATACTTAGATCACAAATTTCATGAATACCCGCATCTCCTTGCCCAATTCCACTTGTCTCGACAATAATAAGATCATATCCCGCTGCTTTTACAACTTGGATCGCATCTGAAATAGCAAGCGACAACTCTGAACGTGACCCTCGTGTAGCAAGGCTTCGCATAAAAACACGGTCATTGAAAATTGCATTCATACGAATACGGTCCCCAAGAAGAGCTCCGCCTGTTTTTTGCTTTGTTGGATCAATTGATAATATGGCGACATGCTTTTCAGGAAATTCTTGTAGAAATCGGCGAACAAGCTCATCTGTTAAAGAGCTTTTACCCGCTCCTCCCGTACCTGTAATACCGAGCACGGGAATTGTTTTATTTTCAGTTTTCATATCTCGTAATATAGTAGCGGCGGTTTCTGCATTCGTAGTGTATTGATTTTCCGCTAGTGTAATTAATTTGGCAATCGTTCCGTGGTCCTTTGTTGACCAGCGAGACGTACTATCGAGTTTATCCACTGTTGAGAAATCGCACTCTTCTAGCATGATATTAATCATGCCTTGTAATCCGTGCTCACGACCGTCCTCTGGGGAGAAGATGCGTGCAATCCCATAGTTATGCAGTTCGCGGATTTCCTTAGGGATAATAACACCACCACCGCCACCATAAATTCGAATATGACTTGCACCTTTTTCCTTTAACAAATCATACATATATTTAAAATATTCGACATGACCACCTTGGTATGAAGAAATGGCAATACCTTGGACATCCTCCTGAATTGCCGCATTGACGACTTCTTCTACTGAGCGGTTGTGTCCTAGATGAATAACCTCTGCACCACTCGCTTGTAAAATGCGGCGCATAATATTAATGGACGCATCGTGACCATCAAATAAACTCGAAGCTGTTACAAATCGAATCGGATGTTTCGGTCGATAGACATTCGTCTCCTGCATCTAAATCCCCCTTTGCTTTGTTAATACTTAGTTGCCAGCCGTGCTAGTTATCGATGCGGTGCATGTTTTGCATGTTCTAGCTTAAACGTAGACGTTTAGCGTGACGTATGAACGTTGTTTGGTACGATGCACACCCGGTTTGGTGCGATGCACACCCTGTTTGGTGCGGTACACACCCTGTTTGGTGCGATGCACACCTTGTTTGGTGCGATGCACATCCTGTTTGGTGCGATGCACACCCTGTTTGGTGCGATTCACAACCTGTTTGGTGCGATGCACACCCTGTTTGGTGCGATGCACACTTGGTTTGGTGCGATGCACACCCTGTTTGGTGCGATGCACACCCTGTTTGGTGCGATTCACACCCTGTTTGGTGCGATGCACATCCTGTTTGGTGCGATGCACACCCTGTTTGGTGCGATTCACAACCTGTTTGGTGCGATGCACACCCTGTTTGGTGCGATGCACACCCGGTTTGGTGCGATGCACACCCGGTTTGGTGCGGTGCACACCCGGTTTGGTGCGATGCACACCTTGTTTGGTGCGATGCACACCCGGTTTGGTGCGATGCACACCCTGTTTGGTGCGATGCACACCCTGTTTGGTGCGATGCACACCCTGTTTGGTGCGATGCACACCCGGTTTGGTGCGATGCACACCCTGTTTGGTGCGATGCACACCCTGTTTGGTGCGATGCACACCCTGTTTGGTGCGATGCACACCCTGTTTGGTGCGGTGCACACCCTGTTTGGTGCGGTGCACACCCTGTTTGGTGCGATGCACACTTGGTAGCATCGATTTCTATTAGCAACTCGTTGCGTTCGTTACATCTGAAACTAAGTTTGATGCAAATTCACGTTCTTACCCCTTTTATAAATCTATTTCTCTTTAAACACTGCATTCTTTGGTTAATAAATTGGTTTGAAGTTCGATATATTGCTCAAGTGTATACTCTCTCTGAAGTGCCCATCTTCGAAAGGCCCACATCTGCCCTTGAACAAATATGTTGTGAGCTAAAATATGAACGTCTTGTTTGTCTAAAGCTAGCTCACCATTATCGACACACGCTTGTAGCACATTCTCAAACATCGCGACCATTTCTAATTCTTTTTTCAACACGTATGGCAACGCATCTTTTGATAACGATTTTGCCTCCTGATACATAACGAGCACTTCATCCTGCATATCATGGCACACTGTAAAATAGTAGCGAATCGCAAGCTTTAAATTGTCTAATGTACCGTTAGCATGATCGATTTCTTTTTCGAGTCGATTACGTACCTCGTCATAAATGCTATCGCACACTAAGTAAAGCACATCTTCTTTTTTGCGAATATACTCATACAGTGTACCGATGCTAAAGCCTGACGCTTTTGCAATTTCTCGCGTTGTGGTGCGGTGAAAGCCTTTATCTTTAAAAAGATTAATAGCCCCTTTGATCATTTGATTCCGCCGTTTTTTCACAAGCTGTTCGTCCTTCACAGAAGCCGGTACCTCTTGCTTTTTCACAGTCCCACATCCTACTTCTATTTCGTAAGCATACGCGAAATAACAAGACGCTGTATTTCTTGTGTGCCTTCATAAATCTGGGTAATTTTCGCATCACGCATGTAACGCTCGACAGGATAATCCTTTGTATATCCGTAGCCTCCGAATACTTGCACAGCATCCGTTGTGACCTTCATCGCTGTATCTCCCGCAAACAGTTTGCTCATCGCTGACTCTAAACCGTATGATAAGCCATTTGATTCATTCCAGGCAGCTTGATAGGTTAGTAGTCTAGACGCCTCGACACTTGTTGCCATGTCAGCTAGTTTAAAGCCTACACCTTGCTGAGCGGCAATTGGCTTACCAAACTGGACGCGCTCCTTAGCGTATGCAACCGCAGCGTCAAGCGCACCTTGCGCAATGCCTACAGCTTGTGCCGCGATCCCGTTTCGACCTCCGTCAAGTGTCATCATCGCAATTTTGAAGCCTTCTCCCTCGTTTCCTAGTAAGTTCTCTTTAGGAACTCTTACTTGGTCAAAAATTAGCTCTGTTGTTGGCGATGAGCGAATACCTAGTTTTTTCTCCTTTTTCCCTACAGAAAACCCTTCCATTTCTTTTTCTAAAATAAAGGCACTAATGCCCTTTGCACCTTTTTCAGCGTCTGTAATCGCAAATACAAGGTAAATATCTGCTACGCCTCCATTTGTAATCCATACTTTTGAACCGTTTAAAATGTAATAATCCCCATCTAGTACAGCTCTTGTTTTCATGGACGAAACGTCTGATCCTGCTCCAGGCTCTGACAAACCAAAGGCCCCGAGCTTTTCTCCTTGCGCTAACGGTTTTAAATATTTCTGCTTTTGCTCTTCTGTTCCGAATTTAAATAGCGGCCAGCTTGCTAGTGAGATATGTGCTGATAGCGTTACACCTGTTGATGCACAAACGCGTGATAGTTCTTCAACCGTAATACAATAGCTTACAAAATCCATCCCCGCTCCACCGTACTCTTCAGGCCACGGAATTCCTGTCAAACCCAGTTCTGCCATCTTCGTAAAAATATCACGATCAAATCTCTCTTCCTCATCACGCTCAGCAGCTGTTGGTTCTACCTCATTTTTCGCAAAATCACGTACCATTTTTCGTAGCATATCTTGCTCTTCTGTTAATCTAAAGTTCATTTCCAATTCCCTCCTCTATTTTGTTAAATACCTTGAAATCACAAGACGTTGTATTTCGCTAGTGCCTTCGTATATTTCGCATACCTTCGCATCGCGGAAGTAGCGTTCAACAGGATAATCCTCTGTATAGCCGTTACCTCCCAAAATTTGAACAGCGTCAATAGCAGTATCCATCGCGGTTTTCGCGGCAAACAATTTAGCCATCGATGCTTGTTCCCCGCAAGGTACATCCTCTGTTTTTAAATAAGCTGCTTGATAGACTAATAGTTTGCTAGCTTCAACGGCAGTTGCCATATCAGCTAACTTAAAGCCTACCCCTTGTTGGGCAGCTATAGGTTTACCAAATTGTACGCGTTCCTTTGCATAATGCGTCGCAGCCTGCAAGGCAGCCTCAGCTATCCCTAACGATTGTGCCGCAATACCAATGCGACCTACATCAAGGTTAGCCATTGCAATTTTAAAGCCATCGCCCTCGTTGCCAAGTAAGTTCGCAGCAGGAATTCGCATATTATCAAACGTTAACTGCACTGTACGGGACCCATGAAGTCCCATCTTTTTTTCATCCTTGCCGATAATAAGGCCAGGGGTGTTTTTTTCCACGATAAAAGCAGAAATGTCGTTGTCCGTTCTAGCAAAGACAATATACGTATCTGCTTCACCACCATTTGTGATAAATACTTTGCTTCCGTTGATAATATAGGCATCACCCTGTTTTATAGCTTTTGTTTTCAAGCTCGCAGCATCAGAGCCCGCGCCTGGTTCTGTTAAGCAAAAAGCACCTAAGAACTTCCCACTAGCCAGTTTGGTCACATAATTTTGCTTTTGTTCCTCTGTTCCAAAATAAAGAATAGGATTGGTGCCAACAGACGTATGCACTGATAAAATTACTCCAAGAGTGGCACTCACCTTTGATAGCTCATGAATCGCAATAATATAAGAGGTGAAATCCATCCCTGCTCCGCCATACTGTTCAGGTATTGTAATGCCCATTAAGCCAAGGTCAGCCATTTTCCTTACAATTTCCCGAGGAAATTCACCCTGTTCCATCCGCTCTACTATGGGGGCGACCTCTGTTGCAGCAAAATCACGTACCATCGCTCGCATCATTTGCTGTTCTTCGGTGAAGTTGAAGTTCACGTTCGTCCCTCCTCATACACATAAAAGCCACGCCCTGATTTGCGACCGAGCCAGCCTGCTTTTACATATTTTCGTAGAAGTGGACACGGGCGATATTTGTCATCACCAAAGCCTTCATGGAGCGTTTCCATAATATATAAGCACGTATCTAAACCGATGAAATCAGCTAGAGTAAGTGGGCCCATTGGGTGATTCATACCAAGCTTCATGACATCATCTATTGCTTCTTTTGTGGCCACACCTTCATATAACGTGTAAATGGCTTCGTTAATCATCGGCATTAAAATGCGATTCGAAACGAACCCTGGGAAATCATTTACTTCAACTGGTACTTTTTGTAGTTGCTTTGTTATATATTCAATTGTTTCGTACACTTCATCAGTTGTTGCAAGACCACGAATAATCTCGACCAATCGCATAACTGGTACTGGGTTCATAAAGTGCATGCCAATTACTTGTTGAGGGCGCTTTGTCGCCGCAGCAATTTCCGTGATTGGTAGTGACGATGTGTTCGTTGCTAAAATAGCATGTTCCGGTGCTATTTTATCTAAATTAGCAAATAGCTTTGCTTTTATATCGAGATTCTCCACAGCCGCCTCGACAACCAAGTCCACATCACTAGCTGAAGTGAGATTTGTCGAAGGTGTTATTTGAGATAAAATAGATGTTACAGCCTGTTCTGTTAATTTCCCTTTGTCTACTTGTCGCTTTAGATTTTTAGTAATTGTCATTATACCGCGGTCAACATACTCTTCTTTCAAATCGTGTAACACAACGTGAAAGCCAGCGGCCGCAAACACTTGTGCAATTCCAGAACCCATCTGCCCTGCGCCAATAACCATAACCTTTTGTACGACCATTCATTTATCCCCCTATTGTTCTTTGCTAAAATGGCAACCTGACTTGTACGTCACCCTTTTTATACCTTTTATAAAATGAAATCACCTTCAGGACTTAGTGCACTATTGACCTTAGCTGCAACGGCATTACCTTGAGATCACTTAGTGCACTTTTCCACCTTGATCAAAATCGCATCTCCTTGAGATCACTTAGTGCACTTGCATCTTGTTCAAAATCGTATCTCCTTAAGATCACTTAGCGTGCTATTCCACCTTAATCAGTATCGCATCTCCTTGCCCGCCACCAGAGCATATTGCCGCGATCCCATATCCTCCGCCTCGTCTTGTAAGCTCATTGATTAGTGTTAAAATGATGCGCGTGCCACTAGCTCCTATCGGATGCCCTAACGCAACGGCTCCCCCGTTTACATTTACTTTTTCAGCATCAAGCTTTGCTATTTGTATACTAGCTAATGCTACAGCAGCGAACGCTTCATTAATTTCATATAAATCGATATCCGCAGCGGTTTTATTTACTTTTTGTAAAAGCTTATTGATAACTAGCCCTGGTGTTTGCGGAAAATCCTTCGCTTCTACAGCTAACGACGTGTGCGCCTCAATAGTTGCAAGTGGCTTGAGACCTCGCTTCGCAGCTTCCTCTTCACTCATTAATACAAATGCCCCTGCCCCATCGTTGACACCCGGGGCATTGCCAGCTGTAATCGTACCTGATGAACCGAACACTGGCTTTAATTTGGCTAATGATTCAAGGTTTGTATTCTTACGTGGTGCTTCATCGTGTTCGAATATGATTGCAGGTTCTTTTCGTTGCTGAATTTCAACAGGTGTTATTTCTTTTGCGAATACTCCGCTTTCAATGGCCTGTATAGCACGCTCGTGACTTCGGTATGCCCATTCATCCTGCTGTTCACGGCTGATGTCGAACTCCTCAGCTGTTGTGTTTCCGTACGTTCCCATATGAACACCTGTAAAGCTACAAGTTAGTCCGTCGTATATCATTAAGTCCTTCATTGCGCTATCACCCATACGCAGCCCCCAGCGAGCATTTGGCACGATGTAAGGCGCTTGACTCATAGACTCCATACCGCCTGCCACAATGACAGTCTCATCTCCGGCGCGGATGATTTGATCTGCCAGTGTCACGCTGCGCATCCCAGATGCACACACTTTATTAATCGTTTCTGTTTTCACATTCCACGGTAGACCCCCGTGGCGTGCCGCCTGTCGAGACGGGATTTGCCCTTGTCCTCCTTGCAGAACAGAGCCGATAATGACCTCATCAATGTCTTCAGGCTGTAAGTTTGCTCGCTTGACCGCTTCTTTAATAACTATGCCGCCCAGCTCAGGTGCTGTTACATCTTTCAGTGTTCCTCCAAATCTTCCGAATGGCGTGCGAATTCCACTTACAATTACCGTCTTCCCCATTGCATTTCCCCCTTGTTTTTCCGTTTCGTACTTTTCAGTTAGGTTGTTTTGTGACTGAACGCTCGCTCAGAGGTTTATCAGAAAGATAGACGTTGTAAAATGTGCGGATACAACGTCTAAACTTTGATTGTGTTATATGTGGTTTGTTTATCGTTTTAGCGTGTGTGAGTATATGCATAAAACTGAATCAATCATCTGCCTCGCTATCTTATGCGTGAATTTTATGGGTTTATGCGTATTTTTTTTGCATTTATGCGTGAAATTTATGGGTTTATGCGCGAATTTTTGACGTTTATGCGTAAAATCGGTGTGTTTATGCGTATTTTCTGCTGGCAGCCGCTTCCGCAGCAACACTAACGAACCAGATTTTACACACATAGCATGCGTTACGCGCAAATCCCCTTTTATTTGCGCGCAACCTCCTATCATTCTCTGTATCTACTATTTTATGAAGCTTCGCCAAACACAGATTTAGCTAAAACCTCTGCGACATCCATTGTTGAGACGGATTCTTCGACTTCTTTTGCTTTTGTACCGTCGCTAAGCATTGTTAAACAGTATGGACAGCCGGAGCTAATCATCGTTGGTGATACAGCAAGAGCTTGCTCTGTTCGGGCGACGTTAACGCGGGTACCAGATGTTTCCTCCATCCACATGAGACCGCCGCCAGCACCACAGCACATTCCATTTTGACGATTTCGTTCCATCTCAATTAGCTTCACGCCCGGAATACTCTTTAATATTTCTCGTGGTGGCTCATACACTTCGTTATAACGACCTAAGTAGCATGAATCATGGAAGGTAATAGTTTCGTTTATTTCATGCTTTGGTTGTATACGGCCTTCTTTCACTAACTGAGCTAATACCTCAGTATGGTGATACACTTCTACCTCAAGTCCGAAGTCCGGATATTCATTTTTAAATGTGTTGTATGCATGCGGGTCGATTGTTACTATTTTTTTCACGCCAGCTTTTTCAAACTCAGCGATATTGTTTGTCACTAGTTCTTGATATAAAAATTCATTTCCGATACGGCGAGGTGTGTCGCCTGAGTTTTTCTCTTTATTGCCAAGAATCGCGAACTTGACGCCTGCTTCATTTAACAATTTCGCAAATGCAACCGCGATCTTTTGACTACGATTATCGAATGCACCCATTGAGCCAACCCAAAATAAATATTCAAATTCTTCGTCAGCTTTCTTCATTTCTTTAACAGTTGGGATGCTTACATCCTCAGCAGCTTCACGCCATTTTTCTTTTTCTTTACGGTTAAGACCCCACGGATTACCTTGACGCTCTATGTTTGTCATCGCACGCTGAGCATCAGCATCAAGCTTCCCTTCTGTTAATACAAGATAACGACGTAAATCAATAATTTTATCAACGTGTTCGTTCATAACCGGACATTGATCCTCACAGTTACGACACGTTGTACAAGCCCATATTTCTTCTTCTGTAATAACATCCCCAATAAGTGAAGGATTGTAGGCTAACGAAGCTGCCGATTCCTGTGCGCCTGCCCCTGCTCCTGCTACGGCAAGCTGATTTCCTAACGTATCCTTGAAAGCGAATGTAGGAACCCAAGGAGCTTGAGATGTTATTGCGGCACCTTTATCCGTTAGATGATCACGAAGCTTCAAAATTAAGTCCATCGGCGAGAGCATTTTCCCCGTGCCGGTGGCTGGACACATATTCGTACAACGTCCACACTCGACACAAGCATATAAATCAATTAGCTGTAACTGTGTAAAATCTTCAATTTTACCAACACCGAATGTTTCTTGTGTTTCATCTTCAAAATCAATTTTTTCCAGCTTACCAGGGTTTGTTAGTCTGTTAAAATACACGTTTGCTGGTCCCGCTATAAGATGCGCATGCTTACTTTGTGGGACATACACTAAAAATGCTAGCAACGCAAACAAATGAATCCACCAAGCTATGTAGAACACAACAATAGAAGCTGTTGTTCCTATCCCTTGGAGAAGAAACGCAAAAACGGATGCAACTGGTTCGCTCATTAATAAGCCTTCTCCATGCCAAACAAGGCCCGCGCCATTCCCCACTAGTACTGACAGCATAAGTGTCCCGATGAAAATAAGAACGAGTCCTGACTTAAAGCCGCGCTTTAAGCGAACTAGCTTTTCAATGTAGCGGCGATAAAACGCCCAAACAACAGCTATTAATATAACTAGCGTTACGATTTCTTGGAAAAACGTGAAAGCAGGATACAGCGGTCCCAACGGTAAATGACTGCCTGGCGCTAATCCTTTCCAAATGAAATCAATCGCACCGAACTGGACAAGTATAAAGCCATAAAAAAACATAACGTGTATGGCGCCGCTCTTTTTATCTTTTAAAAGCTTCTTCTGGCCAAACACGTTTACCCATACTTTGTCCCAACGCTCTTTAAATTTCTGCTCA from Bacillus sp. HMF5848 includes these protein-coding regions:
- a CDS encoding acetyl-CoA C-acetyltransferase, coding for MGKTVIVSGIRTPFGRFGGTLKDVTAPELGGIVIKEAVKRANLQPEDIDEVIIGSVLQGGQGQIPSRQAARHGGLPWNVKTETINKVCASGMRSVTLADQIIRAGDETVIVAGGMESMSQAPYIVPNARWGLRMGDSAMKDLMIYDGLTCSFTGVHMGTYGNTTAEEFDISREQQDEWAYRSHERAIQAIESGVFAKEITPVEIQQRKEPAIIFEHDEAPRKNTNLESLAKLKPVFGSSGTITAGNAPGVNDGAGAFVLMSEEEAAKRGLKPLATIEAHTSLAVEAKDFPQTPGLVINKLLQKVNKTAADIDLYEINEAFAAVALASIQIAKLDAEKVNVNGGAVALGHPIGASGTRIILTLINELTRRGGGYGIAAICSGGGQGDAILIKVE
- a CDS encoding heterodisulfide reductase-related iron-sulfur binding cluster, with protein sequence MGTLLTINLLAFLAVTAYAVYLFQYLVRSRIAYIKLGKKVEFEQKFKERWDKVWVNVFGQKKLLKDKKSGAIHVMFFYGFILVQFGAIDFIWKGLAPGSHLPLGPLYPAFTFFQEIVTLVILIAVVWAFYRRYIEKLVRLKRGFKSGLVLIFIGTLMLSVLVGNGAGLVWHGEGLLMSEPVASVFAFLLQGIGTTASIVVFYIAWWIHLFALLAFLVYVPQSKHAHLIAGPANVYFNRLTNPGKLEKIDFEDETQETFGVGKIEDFTQLQLIDLYACVECGRCTNMCPATGTGKMLSPMDLILKLRDHLTDKGAAITSQAPWVPTFAFKDTLGNQLAVAGAGAGAQESAASLAYNPSLIGDVITEEEIWACTTCRNCEDQCPVMNEHVDKIIDLRRYLVLTEGKLDADAQRAMTNIERQGNPWGLNRKEKEKWREAAEDVSIPTVKEMKKADEEFEYLFWVGSMGAFDNRSQKIAVAFAKLLNEAGVKFAILGNKEKNSGDTPRRIGNEFLYQELVTNNIAEFEKAGVKKIVTIDPHAYNTFKNEYPDFGLEVEVYHHTEVLAQLVKEGRIQPKHEINETITFHDSCYLGRYNEVYEPPREILKSIPGVKLIEMERNRQNGMCCGAGGGLMWMEETSGTRVNVARTEQALAVSPTMISSGCPYCLTMLSDGTKAKEVEESVSTMDVAEVLAKSVFGEAS